Genomic segment of Nitrospirota bacterium:
TGCCTTTGTAGATGCCTAAGTCAGTTCCACAAATAGTTGTTTTTAAAACTTTTACAATTACATCTGTTGGCTTGATGATTGTTGGTTTTGGTCTTTCTTCCAAAGCGATATTATGATCGCTATAATAAACTAATGCTTTCATTTTTTTCTCCTTTCTGGTTTATAATAATACAAATAATACGTTAATAACCCAACGCTCTCAAATATTTCATCATCAATATTTATCCAATCAACATTTCCTTTAATATCAGCAACAAAACTATCAAGAGAAGTATGCAAAGATAAAATTATTTTTCTCAATATTTATTCTTCATAAATTTAACTGATTCTATAATTACTCTTGTTGATGTATTTTATCATATTCAAAGTGTATTATCAGACTTATTTGTGTTTATTAATGATGGATAAAATTGACAATGTCTTAATATTTTGTAAAGCCTCCCTCCATATACCACAGGCAATATCTACATTGACACATAAATCTTATCCTGCTATTCTGACCTCGAAAAAGGATATTCTATTGCGAATGAAAAAGGATAATACACTTGATCCGGTTGACCTCAAGACGCTGAACCTGTTGAATCTACAGCAGGAAGATGTTGAACAAGAAGGTATAGACCCAAAGGTGAAGTTGATGGACAAGCCGTTCAATCCGGCTCTCATCAACATTGATAAAAAAACGCCATCGCTTCACCATTGAACCCGAATGATAAGCAGATTCATTTAAGACCAGACCACGGAACTGATGTTTTAAACGCCTTCGCAAGACAGATAAAAAATAGTCAGTATGTAAATGGCATCATCAACTCATTGCCGTGGAATAGCAGAACAACAAATTTTATTCGCAGGGTTTAGGAATGGTAATTCAAAGCACCGGACGGAATCAGAGGGAGACAGAAGAAATAGCAAGATTGTTAGAAGAAGAATATACTTGATTCAATCACATGACAACCGAAACCTCAGAAAAGCAAATTCCTGGTGTGCAACGGGGTAAAAGAATATAATGGAATGGTGGATCTGGATACTGTTAGGTCTTGCACTGTTATTGGGTGAGCTGCTTACACCAGGCGGCTTTTATATTATCTTTTTCGGCATAGGTGCCATAGTGGTGGGTACCCTTGCCGGTTTGGATGCAGCGGGCCCTGCCTGGTTTCAAGTTATTCTGTTCTGTGTAGCGTCCGTTGTCACCCTTTGGTTCTTTCGCGGACGGCTTCTCCAGCTTACGCAAGGCACAAGCCGAGACGACGTCGACAGCCTGGTTGGCGAAATAGCTGTGATGATGGAAGAAGTCCCGGTTAACAGCGTCGGCAAAGCCGAGATGCGCGGGACATCCTGGAACGCGCGCAACATTGGAGAGCGAACCTTGTTGCGCGGAGAGCGCTGTAAAGTAGAACGCGTTGAAGGCCTCACAATCTTTGTTCGAGCTGAACAAAACTGAAACGGAGGAAAGCATGGGCGGATTAGTTGTCGTCATCATATTGGCAGTTGTAATTATCGTTATCGTTGCAAAGACGGCCGTCGTGGTTCCGCAACAGAGCGCATTCGTAGTTGAGCGACTGGGAAAATACAGCGGGACGCTCAACGCGGGATTTCATATTCTCATTCCCTTCCTCGACGTGGTTCGATACAAACATTCTTTGAAGGAGCAGGCCATCGATATACCGCCACAGGTTTGTATTACAAGAGATAATGTGCAAGTTTCCGTGGATGGTGTGCTTTACCTGAAGGCTCTTAATCCCGAGCGTGCTTCCTATGGCATCGGCGATTATATTTTCGGTATCACCCAGCTCGCCCAAACGACACTGCGCAGCGAGCTCGGTAAGATTGAATTGGACCGCACCTTTGAAGAACGGACCAACATCAACACCCAGGTCGTCAGTGAACTGGACAAAGCCTCCGAGCCGTGGGGCATCAAAGTCATGCGATATGAGATAAAGAATATCACACCGCCTCAGGATATCCTTGCGGCAATGGAGAAGCAGATGCGCGCAGAGCGGGAAAAGCGGGCGCTCATTTTGACCTCCGAGGGACAAAGAGATGCCGCCATCAATAGTGCAGAGGGCGAGAAGCAACAAGCGATCAAGGCCTCCGAAGGGAAGAAACAGCAGCAAATCAACGAAGCCGAAGGTGAGGCGGCAGCCATCCTCGCCATCGCTGATGCCACAGCTAACGGGATACGCAAGGTCGCCGAAGCGATTCAGCATCCCGGTGGGTTTGAGGCGGTGCAACTA
This window contains:
- a CDS encoding paraslipin — its product is MGGLVVVIILAVVIIVIVAKTAVVVPQQSAFVVERLGKYSGTLNAGFHILIPFLDVVRYKHSLKEQAIDIPPQVCITRDNVQVSVDGVLYLKALNPERASYGIGDYIFGITQLAQTTLRSELGKIELDRTFEERTNINTQVVSELDKASEPWGIKVMRYEIKNITPPQDILAAMEKQMRAEREKRALILTSEGQRDAAINSAEGEKQQAIKASEGKKQQQINEAEGEAAAILAIADATANGIRKVAEAIQHPGGFEAVQLRVADNYLTQFGKLAQEGNTMILPATLSDVGSMISLAMNVIQRHVTSSADGTSKT
- a CDS encoding NfeD family protein, with translation MEWWIWILLGLALLLGELLTPGGFYIIFFGIGAIVVGTLAGLDAAGPAWFQVILFCVASVVTLWFFRGRLLQLTQGTSRDDVDSLVGEIAVMMEEVPVNSVGKAEMRGTSWNARNIGERTLLRGERCKVERVEGLTIFVRAEQN